The Deltaproteobacteria bacterium DNA window CCCTTACGGACGTGGCCATGTCATCCGAGCTGCCGCCGAGAAAGGTTGCTGCGAGTATCTGCGTGAGGTCGCCGGAAAGTTTCACCACGAAGGCGTCGGTGAGGGCAGGCGATGCCGCATCGAAGGTGTTGTCGTATCCGTATCCGGCGGGGAAATTGCTCGAAGCCGTGGCTCCCGCAACGTAAATGTTCCCCGAGGAGTCGAAATCGATTGCGTACGGCTGATCGTCGAGCCCGTCGGGCACACCTTGCCCCGTCCCCGCGGGACCCGAGCCCCCGAGATATGTCGCAGCGAGAAGGGGATCGATGACGATCTCGCGATTCGGATCGTATGCCGCGAGGCGGAAGCCGTATTCGTTCCCGTCGACCTCGTAATCAGCCGCGACGGGAATTCTCCGTTCGCCGTCATCCTGCCAGGCCACGGGTGCGGAGAACAGCACCGTTTCCTTTCCGACGACGGCTTCGAGTTCTCCCCGTTTGTTTATCGCAAGCCGGTCCGCTCCTTCGATGCGGAGGCGGATCGCGGAAGGATCGCCGCCCGGTC harbors:
- a CDS encoding SBBP repeat-containing protein; the protein is MMSRFHRKHVAGFCTLAFAAALSLILLSGNDEKPARHPVIPEQAAVARILSGMRIPFQENAGQFSPEIAYGARMFSGAAFVTREGEIIYSLYERAGGGSACKVRVFREILIGGRTLEISAEAPSPASVSRFAGNDPSRWIRSIRAWETVRFDRVYDGIDVKLKAHGGSVEKFFHVRPGGDPSAIRLRIEGADRLAINKRGELEAVVGKETVLFSAPVAWQDDGERRIPVAADYEVDGNEYGFRLAAYDPNREIVIDPLLAATYLGGSGPAGTGQGVPDGLDDQPYAIDFDSSGNIYVAGATASSNFPAGYGYDNTFDAASPALTDAFVVKLSGDLTQILAATFLGGSSDDMATSVR